The following proteins come from a genomic window of Prionailurus viverrinus isolate Anna chromosome D1, UM_Priviv_1.0, whole genome shotgun sequence:
- the INTS5 gene encoding integrator complex subunit 5, which yields MSALCDPPGAPGPPGPAPATHGPAPLSAQELSQEIKAFLTGVDPILGHQLSAREHARCGLLLLRSLPPARAAVLDHLRGVFDESVRAHLAALDESPVAGPPHLRPPPPSHVPAGGPGLEDVVQEVQQVLSEFIRANPKAWAPVISAWSIDLMGQLSSTYSGQHQRVPHATGSLNELLQLWMGCRATRTLMDIYVQCLSALIGSCPDACVDALLDTSVQHSPHFDWVVAHIGSSFPGTIISRVLSCGLKDFCVHGGAGGGAGGSGGSSSQTPSIDPFPGSPAIPGEKRVPKIASVVGILGHLASRHGDSIRRELLRMFHDSLAGGTGGRSGDPSLQATVPFLLQLAVMSPALLGTVSGELVDCLKPPAVLSQLQQHLQGFPREELDNMLNLAVHLVSQASGAGAYRLLQFLVDTAMPASVITTQGLAVPDTVREACDRLIQLLLLHLQKLVHHRGGSPGEGVLGPPPPPRPVPFLDALRNHVGELCGETLRLERKRFLWQHQLLGLLSVYTRPSCGPEALGHLLSRARSPEELSLATQLYAGLVVSLSGLLPLAFRSCLARVHAGTLQPPFTARFLRNLALLVGWEQQGGEGPAALGARFGESASAHLSDLAPLLLHPEEEVAEAAASLLAICPFPQEALSPSQLLGLVRAGVHRFFASLRLHGPPGVASASQLLTRLSQTSPAGLKAVLQLLVEGALHRGNTELFGGEVDRDNETLSVVSAPLASASLLDTNRRHTAAVPGPGGIWSVFHAGVIGRGLKPPKFVQSRDQQEVIYNTQSLLSLLVHCCSAPGGTECGGCWGTPTLSPEAAKAVAVTLVESVCPDAAGAELAWPPEEHARATVERDLRIGRRFREQPLLFELLKLVAAAPPALCYCSVLLRGLLAALLGHWEASRHPDTAHSPWHLEASCTLVAVMAEGSLLPPALGNMHEVFSQLAPFEVRLLLLSVWGFLREHGPLPQKFIFQSERGRFIRDFSREGGGEGGPHLAVLHSVLHRNIDRLGLFSGRFQAPSPSTLLRQGT from the exons ATGTCCGCGTTGTGCGACCCTCCCGGGGCCCCAGGGCCTCCCGGGCCTGCCCCGGCCACCCACGGTCCCGCGCCGCTCAG tGCTCAAGAGCTGTCCCAGGAAATCAAGGCTTTTCTGACTGGCGTGGACCCTATTCTGGGCCACCAACTCTCGGCCCGGGAACATGCTCGCTGTGGCCTTCTCCTGCTCCGCTCTTTGCCACCGGCTCGGGCCGCCGTGCTTGACCACTTGCGAGGCGTCTTTGATGAGAGCGTCCGGGCCCACCTGGCTGCCTTGGACGAAAGCCCTGTGGCTGGCCCCCCTCACCTCcgtccacccccaccctcccacgTCCCTGCTGGGGGACCTGGTCTAGAAGATGTGGTGCAGGAAGTGCAGCAGGTGCTGTCTGAGTTTATCCGGGCCAACCCGAAGGCCTGGGCACCTGTGATTAGCGCGTGGTCCATTGACCTCATGGGGCAGCTGAGCAGCACATACTCAGGCCAGCACCAGCGTGTGCCCCATGCCACTGGCTCCCTCAACGAATTGCTGCAGCTGTGGATGGGCTGCCGGGCCACCCGCACATTAATGGACATCTATGTTCAGTGTCTCTCAGCTCTCATTGGTAGTTGCCCAGATGCCTGCGTGGATGCCTTGCTGGATACCTCTGTCCAGCATTCCCCACACTTCGACTGGGTTGTGGCCCATATTGGCTCCTCTTTTCCTGGCACCATCATCTCCCGAGTTCTCTCCTGTGGCCTTAAGGATTTCTGTGTTCACggtggggctggaggtggagCTGGTGGCAGTGGTGGAAGCTCTTCTCAAACCCCCTCTATAGACCCCTTTCCTGGATCTCCTGCTATCCCTGGGGAGAAACGGGTGCCCAAGATTGCCTCAGTTGTAGGCATCCTAGGGCACCTGGCCTCCCGCCACGGAGACAGCATCCGACGGGAGCTTCTGCGAATGTTCCATGATAGCCTGGCAGGGGGCACTGGGGGCCGGAGTGGGGACCCCTCCCTTCAGGCCACAGTCCCCTTCCTACTGCAGCTGGCGGTCATGTCACCAGCTTTGCTGGGCACGGTCTCTGGAGAGCTGGTGGACTGCCTTAAGCCCCCAGCCGTGCTGAGCCAGCTGCAGCAGCACCTGCAGGGATTCCCCCGAGAGGAGCTGGACAACATGCTGAACCTGGCTGTGCACCTGGTGAGCCAGGCCTCTGGGGCAGGTGCCTACCGCCTGTTGCAGTTCCTGGTGGACACAGCCATGCCTGCCTCAGTCATTACCACCCAAGGCCTggctgtgccagacactgtgcgtGAGGCCTGTGACCGGCTGATCCAGCTGCTGCTTCTGCACTTGCAAAAACTGGTTCATCACCGGGGAGGGTCGCCTGGGGAAGGGGTGCTGggtccgcccccacccccccgccctgtGCCCTTTCTAGATGCGCTAAGAAACCACGTCGGAGAGCTGTGTGGAGAGACATTACGATTGGAACGGAAGCGCTTCCTCTGGCAACACCAGCTCCTGGGCCTGCTCTCTGTCTATACTCGGCCTAGCTGTGGACCTGAGGCCTTAGGCCATCTCCTGAGCCGGGCCCGAAGCCCTGAAGAATTGAGTCTGGCCACCCAATTATATGCGGGGCTGGTGGTCAGTCTGTCTGGCCTCCTGCCTCTGGCTTTCCGAAGCTGCCTGGCTCGGGTGCATGCAGGGACTTTGCAGCCTCCCTTCACTGCCCGGTTCCTGCGCAACTTGGCACTGCTAGTTGGGTGGGAACAGCAGGGTGGTGAGGGCCCTGCAGCCCTAGGGGCCCGGTTTGGGGAGTCTGCGTCAGCCCATTTGTCTGACCTGGCTCCTCTCCTGCTACATCCTGAGGAGGAAGTAGCTGAAGctgctgcctccctcctggccaTCTGTCCCTTTCCTCAAGAAGCCCTGTCCCCCTCCCAACTCCTGGGACTGGTGAGAGCTGGAGTGCATCGCTTCTTTGCCTCTCTGAGGCTGCATGGCCCCCCAGGTGTGGCTTCGGCCTCTCAGCTTCTTACCCGCCTCTCTCAGACCTCTCCAGCTGGGCTCAAGGCTGTCTTGCAGCTGCTAGTCGAGGGAGCCTTACATCGGGGCAACACAGAACTGTTTGGAGGGGAAGTGGACAGGGACAACGAGACCCTTTCAGTTGTCTCCGCTCCTTTGGCTTCTGCCTCCCTGTTGGACACAAACCGGCGGCACACTGCAGCCGTGCCAGGTCCTGGAGGGATTTGGTCAGTTTTCCACGCTGGAGTCATCGGTCGTGGCCTAAAGCCACCCAAGTTTGTGCAGTCGCGAGATCAGCAGGAAGTGATCTATAACACCCAGAGCCTCCTCAGCCTCCTGGTGCACTGCTGCAGTGCCCCCGGGGGGACTGAATGTGGGGGCTGCTGGGGGACTCCCACCCTGAGCCCGGAGGCAGCCAAAGCAGTGGCAGTGACGTTAGTGGAGAGTGTGTGTCCTGATGCAGCTGGTGCTGAGCTAGCCTGGCCCCCTGAGGAGCATGCCCGGGCCACCGTGGAGCGGGATCTCCGCATTGGCCGGCGCTTCCGGGAACAGCCCCTGCTCTTTGAGCTGTTAAAGCTGGTAGCAGCTGCTCCCCCAGCCCTGTGCTACTGCTCCGTGCTCCTGCGGGGGCTACTGGCCGCCCTCTTGGGTCATTGGGAAGCCTCTCGCCACCCTGATACAGCTCACTCCCCTTGGCACCTGGAGGCATCCTGCACCCTGGTAGCAGTCATGGCTGAGGGAAGCCTCCTGCCACCAGCCCTGGGGAATATGCACGAGGTATTTAGCCAACTGGCACCTTTCGAAGTGCGTCTGCTGCTGCTCAGTGTCTGGGGCTTTCTCCGGGAGCATGGGCCATTGCCCCAGAAATTCATCTTCCAGTCAGAGCGTGGTCGCTTCATCCGGGACTTCtccagggagggtgggggtgagggtggacCCCATCTCGCGGTTCTGCACAGTGTCCTCCACCGCAACATTGACCGCTTGGGGCTTTTCTCTGGCCGTTTCCAGGCACCTTCACCGTCCACTCTCCTTCGGCAGGGGACATAG